CGTCAGAGCCGTTGGTGAGCCAGGAGCCGTCTCCTAGGGGCACCAGTTCGTACGGGTTGGTCACCTCGACGGCGATCTCGCCGCTGAGCGTGCCCGTGCGCACGTCGATCAGGTGGTAGCGGAACCACTCCTCCTCGTCCTGGCCCTCACCGCCCAATGTGACGACGGCCAGGTCTGGGGTCAGGTAGCCGCCGCTCCATTCCACGAAGGTCTCCTCCGGGTCGTATCCGAAGGCTTCGACGGGCAAAGTGAAGAGCACGTCCCCGCTGGAGTGGCGGTGGAAGGCGACATCTGCCTGCCCGTGGTCGACGGTCATGAACTGCTGCCCGCCCGGCGCCAGGTCGATCAGACAGCGGTCCGACCACGGGTACGTCACGAACTCCGCCTCGCCGTCGGCCCGAGCCGTGGCCCTGAGAATGACTGAGCCGTCCTGACCCTCACCGATGTCGAGGTAGATGCTGCCGTCCACCGGGTGCACGTAGTGGCCGGCGCCGTGCCCGACTGTCTCCAGTTCCCGGCGGACAAGGACCGCCCCGCTATCGGCGTCGTGTACGACCCACTGGTCTCCGCTCCCGCGTCCCGCCATCGCGTCTGGCCGGTAGACCCATACGGTCCGGCCGTCCAGGGACAGCGCACAGCCAGGCCGGTGACCATGGCGCTGGTCGGAGTAGGGCTCGAAGTTCGATGTCCACACCAGGCCACCAGCGCGCGTGAGGCAGACGACGCCGTTCAGCGTCGTGTACACGACTCGCTCCAGATCGGGCCAGACCGCCGACTCCACAACCTCGTCGCCGGGCCGCGGCTGGAACACCGCGGCGGGCTCAAGTGCCCCGAACACGCCGGAGTCCATCACGAAGGCATGGATCCGCCCGTTGCGATGGCGCGTGATCACCTTCAGAGGCCGCAGAGTAATCATCTGCCGAGGCTAACGCCCAGTTCAGGCCGACCGACAACCAGGATCGGTGGGCGCACCGTCCTCCAAGGCGACCACCTCCAACGAAGGGGCCGAACCGCCCGGGTTCGGGTGCCGAGAGCGTTCAGTCACACCAGCTGGTGTCAACCAGCCTGCCTATGCGACAACTACCGTGCTTCGGCTCAGCGGGGCGTTCGGGCCGTAGCCCCGGCCGGCGCGGTCAGTAGTCGAGGTCGAGGTAGTCGATGTCGTTGAGAGTGACGTCGGAGAGCCCCATGGCGCGGCTTCCGCCGTCCTGGAAGTACACGTCTTTGAAGCCTTCGGCGATGATCTGGCGCATCTCCTGGTCGCTGGCGCCTGTATTGCGGGCGTGGAAGAGGCGTTGTGCGTAGGTGGGGGGGAGGTGGACGGTGAGGCGGCGGAAGCGTCCGTCGTCGGTGGTGCCGATGGGGGCGGTGTAGCCGAACCGGGCCCTGGTTTCTACGGTGATCCCGGTCGCGGTGGCAGCTTGTTGCTGCCGGCGTTTGCGCACCTGGGGCTGCCAGCGGGCTCGTACGGCGGCGTCGATCCGGTCCGCGATCGCTTTGGGCGGGTGCTTGCGTTCGCCTGTGCGGTAGCGCTCCACTGACCGCTGGGTGACTCCGAGCTCCTGGGCAACGGCTTTGGTCGTCTTGAGCTGCTTCATCAGGAAGTTGATGCGTGCCTGGAGTGTCTTGGGCGGCTGGCGGGTGAAGGCTTCCCGGTCGGCGCGTTCGATGGCGTCGTCGATCTCTCCCACAGCGCCCTACTCTCCTTCGTCGAGGACGGCGTCGCCGCCCTTGATGTGGCGGGCCGGGTTGTAGTCCTTCTCCATCAGGTCGACCGCCCAGAGCATCGACTGGACGCCTTCCAGCTTCGCCAGGCCCGGTGTCGGTCCGAGGCGGAAGCCGCCGGGCTGGGGCTTGCCGGACGCGGCGTACGGCAGGAAGTCCAGGGGGCTGTCGCCCGGGCTCGGGTAGACGACGCAGTCGGACAGCACGGCGAGCGGGTACAGGCCCGTCATCTTGACCATGTTGGTGAGTTTGCGGTGCATGTTGACCCGCGCCTTGGAGATGACGGCGGCGCGGATGTCGGGACGCCAGGTCGGCCGCTGCAGGGCCGGCCACCTCTCGCCCTCCTTGTACTTCTTGCCCTGCGGGCGTTCACGGAGCTTGCCGATCCCGCCCTTCACCGTGGCCTTGATGGCGGCCAGGACGGCCGCCAGGGCCGGGTCGGCCTGCTTGTGCCGCTCCATCGCTGCGAGGAAGGCCCGGTCGTCCAGCTCCCGGGTGACGCCGAGGTCGGCGAGGGTGTCGACGTAGGCCGCTTTGAGCCGGTCGTGCCACGGGTCCAGGTAGGCGCCGGTCTCCCGGCGCAGGTACGCCTCGATCGGGGCGACGTTGTGGCCAAGTTCCTGGGCGTAGGCGACGGTGTGCGTCTGGTACCAGGCAGGTCCCGCCGGTTGCACGCCGTCCGGGGTGAACGGCGAGGGCAGGCGCGGATCCACCTCGACGTGGGACAGGTCGACCAGCCAGGAGCCGGGGATCTTCGGGTTGAACGTCGGCGTCTGGAAGTGGTCGGGTGCGGACAGGCCGACGACCAGGCGGGCCGCGGCGGCGAGGAACGCGGTGTTGAGGTCCAGGCCGACCGCATACGGCAGCGTGCACTCCTCATCGGTGAGCAGGCTGACGTCGCGCACCCACTGGTAGGCCTCCTCGTTGAGGAATCCGCCCGTCCAGCCGGATTCCACGACGACGGGGTGCTCGGGGGTGGCCTCCGGCGGCGCCGGGTCCATCGGCTCCATCCCGAGGCTGCCGGGATTGTGGCCGGGCACCCAGTTGCCGGTGGCGGGGTCCTGCGTGGGGCGTGTGGGTGGCCGCAGCGCCGTCATTAGCTCAAGGCCCGATACGGCGGTGGAGCCGCGTGGGGTGATGACGCGGGTTGCGTAGATGCCGAGGACGCGGGCGACGTCGGCCGGCTCCATCTCCGCAACGCCTGGCCAGGACCGCTCGTCGAGCGCATCCCATGACAGGACCGCCAGCTGCACGCACTGCCGCTCGCGCCCCTGGGCCTTGCGGTAGATCCTTGCCCACGGCCCGAACCCGCGCTGGGTCAGACGCCATTTCGCCTTCACCACCTGCTTGACCACCGGGTGATCCTCCGGCAGGCGCAGGGAGCGGCGCTGCTCGTGGCCTTCCAGGCGCTCGGGGAGGCCGAGCCTGACGGCGGCCGCGGCGGTGAGCACGATCAGCGGGTCGGAGTCCTTGCCGTAGCGGTTGAGCCTGGGCGCGCCGAGGCCGGACTCGCGCAGCGTCCACTCCACCAGCTCCACGACCGTGGTCGCGGGGCAGTCCAGCACGAGCCCGTCGACGCCGTATGCGGAGCCGTCACCGTCCAGCACGGCGAGCGGCCCGTGCGGGAAGCGCGGATCGGCAGCGGGCTGCGCCGCCTTCTTGGTGGCCGGGCGCCGCGATGCCGCGGCGGGCCGGGGAGCGGGCCGCGCCGGCGCCGCGGCGGGAGCCTGCGGGGCGTCTACCGTCTCCACCGCGGATGTGGCCGGTTCACCAGACGCCGCGGGCGCCGTCGCGGAGGCCGAGGCTGTCGGGGCCGCGCCGGGGACGGGGTACTTCGCTGCCCATCCGTTCAGCAGCCGCTGGTAGGCGTCCAGGCGCGGCGACTTCGGCTCGCTGCGGCCGTTCTCCCAGTTCTTCACCGACTGGGTCGTCGTCTTCAACGCGGTGGCCAGGCGGGCCTGCGTGATACCGGCAGCCTCACGCAGCCGGGCCCGCTCCGCGGGAGGCGGCAGGTGCGGCTCCTCGTTCAACAGAGCGTCGACGGACGCGAACAGCTCTTCCTCAGAAGCCATGCCCTGCCACCTTCACCTCAGGACCCGATATCACTTAACCACAAACTTACCCCACTCCTTAACCTTCCTGCGCCCAGGAGAGTCCGAGGCCGGCCAGCGCCTGGATGTCCGGGAGCGGTTTTTTTGATCAGTGGGTGGTGGGGTGGCCTGCGCTGCTCAGTTTGGTGTCGGTGGTGCTGGGGGCTTCAGAGCGGCTGGTTTTGGCTCGGTGATGGAGGAGTGGACGTTTTGGCTGTGTGCTGAGCTGTCGCTTTGTCAGGTGGAGTGGGTGTTGGTCAGGTGTGGTCAGTTCGCTTGCGTGCTGATCAGGTTCGTTGAATGCTGGTATGTGCCGGGTGTGGTGGTGGGGTGGTTGAGCCAGTACAGGGCGGTATCGATGTCTGTCAGCTGCGCGGGGGCTGTTCCGTGGCCCAGGCGTAACCCAGCTCGGCGAAGGCTCCTCGCTGCTCCGCATCCAGACGCTCCCGCCTGGTCTTCTGGTTGCTCAGAAACACCCCTAGCCTGACCACCGAACCGTCCGGCAGCTCTTCAACGTGGGTCCTTCCCACGACAGTTCTGCCTTCGCGCGCGATGTACTGCGCGAGGGCCTGGATACCCCGTTGGAAGGCCGCCGACGTCTTTCCCCCAGCGCTCTTCGCGCCGTCCTTGGCGGCCGGTGCCAGCTGCTCGGCGGGCTTCACACCCAGGCTTGAGAGCCTCCGCTGCTGCTCCTCGGAGAGCTGAAACCACTCGCGGGACTGTCGCTGCAGCCATCGTCCGAGGTCGTCGCCGTCCATCAGCACGCCGGGTGCGATGGCCGGGAGGATGCCGTGGGGTTCGTCGGCGGCGAGGTCGGCGAGGATGCGGTGGTGGCGTTGCCAGTCGAGTGGCCAGGGACAGTTCCAGTCGGGGTCGATGGCGGTCAGTTGCTGCGCGCGCTGTGCCGCCCGTTCTGGGTTCTTGCCCAGGCCGCCTGTGCGGCGGAGGTTGGCCATGTGCTGTCCGATGGGCACTAGGCCCGCGGCTTCGCTCTCGCCCCATACGGCGTCCTGGCGGGGCGCGAGGTGCCCGGTGGCCCGCCGGTAGGACCGGAGGGCGGCGAGCTTGTTCTCCCAGGCTTCTTCGCCGGGCTCCCAGACCATCCCGGCCTCCGGCGCGTCCAGCAGGGTCTTGCGCCGTTCCTCCAGTTCTCCGGCCCGCAGCGCCTTCCTCTGTTGGTGGACCCAGCGTCCCAGGGGGAAGTCCTTCGTGACGCCCACCGTCGTTTCGGTGTCGTAGGGGACGGCGTACAGGCCGGTGATCTCGTTCTCGGCCCGCCAGCGGATGAGGGCTTGGTAGCCCTCGAGCCAGACCAGGGACTCGGGCCGGTAGACCCGGGTGCGCAGGAACGCGGCGATGGTCGCGGCGTCGCGCGGGGTGGAGAAGTGGAGCAGGGTGGCTTCGGCGGCGGCCTGTGTGTCGTCCTCCTGGTCCTTGCCGTCACTCTCGCCGCCGGTCCCGATGATCCGGCCGTCTTCATCGCGCCGGAAGTGGACCGTGCGCTTGCCGCTGGTGAGGGCGCGGGAGGCGAGCTGCTCGACGAGTCGGGCGTCATGACTGCGGAGTCCTTGGAGGACGGCTACAAGAGGGCGGAACGAGGCGGAGGCGACCATGTCCGTCGGATCCTCGCCGGGCTCCAGGAACACGGGCACGATGATCCGCGCGACCTTCGTGGAGCCGTCGCGGTTCAACCTGAGCGAGCGGCCGATGTTCTGCACGATCTCGACCTGGGAGCCGCGGGTGTCGGCGAAGCAGACGGCCTCCACGCCGCGCTCGCCGGTGATGTCCACGCCTTCTCCGAGCACGCGGCAGCTGGCGAGGAAGGCGCGGTGGACCCGGCGGCCGGCCGCGTCGATGCCGTCTGCGAACTGGCGCAGGACCTCGCGCCGCTCGCTGACGAGGTGGTCGCCGCACAGCCATGCCGACCACACCCGGTCCGGGGGTACGTGGCGGTCGGCCTCGAGTTCGTAGAACCCCGCATCGATCGACGACGCGGGGAGCCGGCCTGCGGCGGCCAGGTCGTCACCCGTGGCGTCGTTGACGTACAGCTCGGCAGCCGTCTCGGGCAGCTTCTGTGCGAACGCGGCGGCCTCCTCCACCTTCTGGTGGAACGTCATGACCGTACGCAGGTTATACGCCGCCGCGTGCTCCAGAAGAGCGGTCTGCAGGAGCGCCAGACGTCGGCCCCGCCGCGCCTCCTCCGCTTCCCCGAGGACGGGGGAGGGGTCGCGGATCTCCAGGACGTCGATCTCGAACCCGGCGAGGATCTCCCGCTCGATCGCCTCCGACAGCCCGAGCT
The window above is part of the Streptomyces sp. NBC_00425 genome. Proteins encoded here:
- the tpg gene encoding telomere-protecting terminal protein Tpg, whose amino-acid sequence is MGEIDDAIERADREAFTRQPPKTLQARINFLMKQLKTTKAVAQELGVTQRSVERYRTGERKHPPKAIADRIDAAVRARWQPQVRKRRQQQAATATGITVETRARFGYTAPIGTTDDGRFRRLTVHLPPTYAQRLFHARNTGASDQEMRQIIAEGFKDVYFQDGGSRAMGLSDVTLNDIDYLDLDY
- the tap gene encoding telomere-associated protein Tap, which produces MASEEELFASVDALLNEEPHLPPPAERARLREAAGITQARLATALKTTTQSVKNWENGRSEPKSPRLDAYQRLLNGWAAKYPVPGAAPTASASATAPAASGEPATSAVETVDAPQAPAAAPARPAPRPAAASRRPATKKAAQPAADPRFPHGPLAVLDGDGSAYGVDGLVLDCPATTVVELVEWTLRESGLGAPRLNRYGKDSDPLIVLTAAAAVRLGLPERLEGHEQRRSLRLPEDHPVVKQVVKAKWRLTQRGFGPWARIYRKAQGRERQCVQLAVLSWDALDERSWPGVAEMEPADVARVLGIYATRVITPRGSTAVSGLELMTALRPPTRPTQDPATGNWVPGHNPGSLGMEPMDPAPPEATPEHPVVVESGWTGGFLNEEAYQWVRDVSLLTDEECTLPYAVGLDLNTAFLAAAARLVVGLSAPDHFQTPTFNPKIPGSWLVDLSHVEVDPRLPSPFTPDGVQPAGPAWYQTHTVAYAQELGHNVAPIEAYLRRETGAYLDPWHDRLKAAYVDTLADLGVTRELDDRAFLAAMERHKQADPALAAVLAAIKATVKGGIGKLRERPQGKKYKEGERWPALQRPTWRPDIRAAVISKARVNMHRKLTNMVKMTGLYPLAVLSDCVVYPSPGDSPLDFLPYAASGKPQPGGFRLGPTPGLAKLEGVQSMLWAVDLMEKDYNPARHIKGGDAVLDEGE
- a CDS encoding DEAD/DEAH box helicase is translated as MSAIQLKEHQVDQRSAFRRWVGFPERSSVPPQGARGTIVSATGSGKTITAAACALESFADGRILVTVPTLDLLAQTAQAWRLVGHRAPMVAVCSLENDAVLKSLGVRTTTNPIQLALWAGSGPVVVFATYASLVDREDIDAPEGQRKVRGPLEAALAGGDRLYGQRMAGFDLAVVDEAHGTAGDLGRPWAAIHDNARIPADFRLYLTATPRILAAASPQKGAVGQEAEIASMADDPDGTYGSWLAELGLSEAIEREILAGFEIDVLEIRDPSPVLGEAEEARRGRRLALLQTALLEHAAAYNLRTVMTFHQKVEEAAAFAQKLPETAAELYVNDATGDDLAAAGRLPASSIDAGFYELEADRHVPPDRVWSAWLCGDHLVSERREVLRQFADGIDAAGRRVHRAFLASCRVLGEGVDITGERGVEAVCFADTRGSQVEIVQNIGRSLRLNRDGSTKVARIIVPVFLEPGEDPTDMVASASFRPLVAVLQGLRSHDARLVEQLASRALTSGKRTVHFRRDEDGRIIGTGGESDGKDQEDDTQAAAEATLLHFSTPRDAATIAAFLRTRVYRPESLVWLEGYQALIRWRAENEITGLYAVPYDTETTVGVTKDFPLGRWVHQQRKALRAGELEERRKTLLDAPEAGMVWEPGEEAWENKLAALRSYRRATGHLAPRQDAVWGESEAAGLVPIGQHMANLRRTGGLGKNPERAAQRAQQLTAIDPDWNCPWPLDWQRHHRILADLAADEPHGILPAIAPGVLMDGDDLGRWLQRQSREWFQLSEEQQRRLSSLGVKPAEQLAPAAKDGAKSAGGKTSAAFQRGIQALAQYIAREGRTVVGRTHVEELPDGSVVRLGVFLSNQKTRRERLDAEQRGAFAELGYAWATEQPPRS